From a region of the Geothrix sp. 21YS21S-2 genome:
- the infA gene encoding translation initiation factor IF-1 yields MSKEEAIELEATVVESLPNAVFRVELENKHQVLAHISGKMRKNFIRILPGDRVLVEVTPYDLSRGRIIYRFK; encoded by the coding sequence TTGAGCAAAGAAGAAGCCATTGAGCTCGAAGCCACAGTGGTGGAGTCCTTGCCCAATGCCGTGTTCCGGGTCGAGTTGGAAAACAAGCACCAGGTCCTGGCTCACATCAGCGGCAAGATGCGGAAGAACTTCATCCGCATCCTCCCTGGCGACAGGGTCCTGGTTGAAGTCACCCCTTACGATCTCAGCCGTGGCCGGATCATCTACCGATTCAAGTAA
- the rpsK gene encoding 30S ribosomal protein S11, with the protein MAKTQSKTAGKKVVKKKEKKNVPHGVAHIQASFNNTIISISDPMGNMLSWASSGNQNFRGTRKGTPFAAQIAAGVAAEAAKEQGIRSVDVRVKGPGAGRESAIRALNAAGISVTSIRDVTPIPHNGCRPPKRRRV; encoded by the coding sequence ATGGCAAAGACTCAGTCAAAGACCGCCGGCAAGAAGGTGGTCAAGAAAAAAGAAAAGAAGAACGTCCCCCACGGCGTGGCGCACATCCAGGCCTCGTTCAACAACACCATCATTTCCATCTCTGACCCCATGGGGAACATGCTCAGCTGGGCGTCCTCCGGCAACCAGAACTTCCGGGGCACCCGGAAGGGCACGCCCTTCGCCGCGCAGATCGCGGCGGGCGTCGCCGCCGAGGCCGCCAAGGAACAGGGCATCCGCAGTGTGGATGTCCGCGTGAAGGGACCCGGGGCTGGCCGCGAAAGCGCCATCCGCGCCCTGAACGCCGCCGGCATTTCCGTGACCAGCATCCGCGACGTCACCCCCATCCCCCACAATGGCTGCCGCCCTCCCAAGCGGCGCCGGGTTTAA
- the rpmJ gene encoding 50S ribosomal protein L36 yields MKVRPSIKKLCEHCKVVRREGINRIICKKNPKHKQRQG; encoded by the coding sequence ATGAAAGTCAGGCCCTCTATCAAGAAGCTGTGCGAGCACTGCAAGGTGGTCCGCCGCGAAGGCATCAATCGGATCATCTGCAAGAAGAATCCCAAGCACAAGCAGCGCCAAGGCTAA
- the rpsM gene encoding 30S ribosomal protein S13 — translation MARIAGIDLPIAKRIEIALTYIYGIGRPKAQSILTRAKVDFSTKVRDLTEDEVGRIRRVITAEETVEGDLRKNIGMDIKRLMDIGCYRGLRHRKGLPVRGQRTHTNARTRKGKRKTVAGKKK, via the coding sequence ATGGCACGCATCGCAGGCATCGATCTGCCAATTGCCAAGCGCATCGAGATCGCGCTTACGTACATCTATGGCATCGGTCGCCCCAAGGCTCAGAGCATTCTGACCCGGGCCAAGGTGGACTTCAGCACCAAGGTGCGGGATCTCACCGAGGACGAGGTCGGGCGCATCCGTCGCGTCATCACGGCCGAAGAGACCGTGGAAGGCGATCTGCGCAAGAACATTGGCATGGACATCAAGCGCCTCATGGACATCGGCTGCTACCGGGGCCTTCGCCACCGGAAGGGCCTCCCCGTCCGTGGACAGCGCACTCACACCAACGCGCGGACCCGCAAGGGCAAGCGCAAGACCGTGGCCGGCAAGAAGAAGTAA